The following coding sequences lie in one Acipenser ruthenus chromosome 47, fAciRut3.2 maternal haplotype, whole genome shotgun sequence genomic window:
- the LOC117966147 gene encoding duodenase-1-like: MAPLHLLSTLLLLPTLTSAGVLRDGIIGGHDAKPHSRPYMAYLMFHGEAAMSYCSGFLVREDFVMTAAHCQARQLHVLLGAHDLTQNEPTQELVDVKESFPHPDYFSDNLAHDIMLLKLKRKVKLSDSIAVLPLPDSEADLKGKTECLLSGWGNTARNGTNHPSKLQEVNVTVLDRDKCNQNWGDKITKEMICTASRKGGCKGDSGSPLVCGGVAHGVVSFGVQPCGLHGFPHVYTRIAEYLPWISKVLNSPCRIPGAH, translated from the exons ATGGCTCCTCTTCaccttctctccactctcctgCTGTTGCCGACCCTGACCAGCGCTG GCGTGCTTCGGGATGGGATCATCGGAGGACATGATGCCAAGCCCCACAGCAGACCCTACATGGCTTACTTGATGTTCCACGGGGAAGCTGCCATGTCCTACTGCAGTGGCTTCCTGGTGCGAGAGGACTTTGTCATGACGGCTGCACACTGCCAAGCCCG ACAGCTCCATGTTTTACTTGGAGCCCACGACCTGACTCAAAACGAGCCGACACAGGAGCTGGTGGATGTGAAGGAGAGCTTCCCTCACCCAGATTATTTTTCTGACAACCTGGCCCATGACATCATGCTGCTGAAG CTGAAAAGAAAGGTGAAGCTCAGTGACAGTATTGCAGTGCTTCCATTGCCAGACAGTGAGGCAGACCTGAAGGGCAAAACTGAGTGTCTCTTGAGTGGCTGGGGCAACACGGCTCGCAATGGCACAAACCACCCCAGCAAGCTGCAGGAGGTGAACGTCACCGTGCTGGACAGAGACAAGTGCAACCAAAACTGGGGGGACAAGATCACAAAGGAAATGATCTGCACCGCGTCTCGCAAGGGGGGCTGCAAG GGAGACTCTGGGAGCCCACTGGTGTGCGGAGGAGTCGCTCACGGCGTGGTGTCCTTCGGGGTGCAGCCCTGTGGACTCCACGGCTTCCCCCACGTCTACACCCGCATTGCAGAGTACCTGCCCTGGATCAGCAAAGTCCTGAACTCACCGTGCAGAATCCCTGGAGCTCACTAG